A region of Leifsonia xyli DNA encodes the following proteins:
- a CDS encoding two-component system response regulator yields MLDGLLRSEGFDVELARDGQRALHLGLTSTYGAIVLDRGLPALEGLDVLRRLRESGVTTPILVLSALGTAPDRVDGLNAGAEDYLAKPFDIDELVARVRALTRRASAVVPTVRFPGGRLDTESRTVTLDDGERTLLSERESALLERLARRPAQVFSRALLLEEVFADADDPGVVDTYVHHLRRKFGRSLVETVRGVGYRMGAL; encoded by the coding sequence ATGCTGGACGGCCTGCTCCGCTCGGAGGGCTTCGACGTCGAGCTGGCCCGCGACGGCCAGCGCGCCCTCCACCTCGGCCTCACCTCCACCTACGGTGCGATCGTGCTCGACCGCGGACTGCCCGCTCTCGAGGGGCTTGACGTGCTGCGCCGGCTCCGCGAGAGCGGCGTGACCACGCCCATCCTCGTGCTGTCCGCCCTCGGCACGGCGCCCGATCGCGTCGACGGGCTCAACGCCGGCGCCGAGGATTACCTCGCCAAGCCGTTCGACATCGACGAGCTCGTCGCGCGCGTGCGCGCCCTGACGCGCCGGGCCTCCGCGGTGGTGCCGACGGTCCGGTTCCCCGGCGGACGCCTCGACACCGAGAGCCGAACGGTGACCCTCGACGACGGCGAGCGCACCCTGCTCTCCGAGCGCGAGTCCGCACTGCTGGAGCGTCTCGCCCGGCGCCCCGCGCAGGTGTTCTCGCGCGCCCTTCTGCTCGAGGAGGTGTTCGCGGACGCGGACGACCCCGGGGTCGTGGACACGTACGTGCATCACCTGCGCCGCAAATTCGGCCGTTCCCTGGTCGAGACGGTGCGAGGCGTCGGCTACCGGATGGGGGCGCTGTGA
- a CDS encoding FMN-binding protein: MGATVGLKLYGVGEQVAASPAAASTTSGSTTSGSTSSESGTSSTSSGDATTPSSTPSPSASASTATTTVTGDAVDTRYGAVQVEVTFSGTTITAVRTVQSPSGNGRDIEINDQALPILQQEALQSQSANIDTVSGATYTSEGYIQSLQSAIDKR; the protein is encoded by the coding sequence ATGGGCGCGACCGTGGGGCTCAAGCTCTACGGGGTGGGCGAGCAGGTGGCCGCGTCGCCCGCGGCGGCGTCCACGACGAGCGGGTCGACGACCTCCGGAAGCACGAGCAGCGAGTCGGGGACGTCCTCGACGTCGTCCGGCGACGCCACCACGCCGAGTTCGACCCCGTCTCCGAGCGCCTCCGCCTCGACGGCGACCACGACCGTGACCGGCGACGCCGTCGACACGCGCTACGGAGCGGTGCAGGTCGAGGTGACCTTCTCGGGGACGACGATCACCGCAGTGAGGACGGTGCAGTCGCCGAGCGGCAACGGCCGCGACATCGAGATCAACGACCAGGCGCTGCCGATCCTGCAGCAGGAGGCCCTCCAGTCGCAGTCCGCGAACATCGACACCGTGTCGGGCGCGACCTACACGTCGGAGGGCTACATCCAGTCCCTCCAGTCGGCGATCGACAAGCGATGA
- a CDS encoding ribonuclease BN, which produces MSDIGASKRLADAPAPEDGRKPDKPQHLDKPSWKLVFKRTLREFSTDKCTDIAASLTYYGVLSLFPGLIALISLLGVFGQGKSATTALMGIVTQVAPGSTAKLLEGPIQNAVNSPASGFALVFGIVLAIWSASGYVGAFSRAMNRIYEIDEGRPFWKLKPQQLLVTVITLVLVTIVALMLVVTGPVTTAVGNALGLGSGVRVAWEIAKWPLMLIIVVVIIAVLYYATPNSKQPKFRWISMGAVIAIVVLAIATFLFAFYVATFANYEKTYGPLAGVIVFLLWVWIANLALLFGAEIDAETERGRELQAGMEAEETIQLPPRDTKLSEKSEQKEEKLIDESRRVRESADRD; this is translated from the coding sequence ATGAGCGATATCGGCGCCAGCAAGCGACTGGCCGATGCCCCCGCCCCCGAGGACGGGCGGAAGCCGGACAAGCCTCAACATCTCGACAAGCCCTCGTGGAAGCTGGTATTCAAGCGCACCCTCCGCGAGTTCAGCACCGACAAGTGCACCGACATCGCGGCGTCACTGACGTACTACGGCGTCCTGTCGCTGTTCCCCGGCCTGATCGCACTGATCTCCCTTCTCGGCGTCTTCGGTCAGGGCAAGTCGGCGACGACGGCCCTCATGGGCATCGTCACGCAGGTCGCGCCGGGCTCGACGGCGAAGCTGCTCGAGGGTCCCATCCAGAACGCCGTGAACTCACCGGCTTCCGGCTTCGCGCTCGTCTTCGGCATCGTGCTGGCGATCTGGTCGGCCTCCGGCTACGTCGGCGCGTTCTCGCGAGCCATGAACCGGATCTACGAGATCGACGAGGGCCGGCCCTTCTGGAAGCTGAAGCCGCAGCAGCTGCTGGTGACCGTCATCACGCTGGTGCTCGTGACGATCGTCGCGCTGATGCTGGTCGTCACCGGTCCCGTGACCACGGCTGTCGGCAACGCCCTCGGCCTCGGCTCGGGCGTCCGCGTCGCGTGGGAGATCGCCAAGTGGCCGCTGATGCTGATCATCGTGGTGGTCATCATCGCGGTGCTCTATTACGCGACCCCGAACTCCAAGCAGCCGAAGTTCCGCTGGATCAGCATGGGCGCTGTGATCGCGATCGTCGTGCTGGCGATCGCGACCTTCCTCTTCGCGTTCTACGTCGCCACCTTCGCCAACTACGAGAAGACGTACGGGCCACTCGCGGGCGTGATCGTCTTCCTGCTCTGGGTGTGGATCGCGAACCTCGCGCTGCTCTTCGGCGCGGAGATCGACGCCGAGACCGAGCGCGGCCGAGAGCTGCAGGCCGGCATGGAGGCCGAGGAGACTATCCAGCTGCCGCCGCGCGACACGAAGCTCAGCGAGAAGTCGGAGCAGAAGGAGGAGAAGCTGATCGACGAGTCCCGGAGGGTGCGCGAAAGCGCGGACCGGGACTAG
- a CDS encoding two-component sensor histidine kinase, whose protein sequence is MRASADDQELRSASRRLALQFALIILGLFVALGIVVYTVVSAGQVEAAKRTLADASMVDSTHDAPRNLLVTVVMPQGRDSSPNMPEGLPDESALQSVMSNGGSVSETVEAGGQRYLVETDVRNGKVVQIAYGLGEQQEELNRLVVALVFSGLIASIAAAGIGLLLARRSIRPLADALGLQRRFVADAGHELRTPLTLLSTRAQLLRRQVSGGTASREEVRSGLDEIVDDSRALTEIVQDLLTAADPRQIAESEGVDLGELAQAVARSAEARAQERGIRIDVEAVPDSVVTGAPVSLRRMVVALVDNALDHAASYVLLTVTVVRDRVELVVRDDGPGFSAGVESRAFERFATARDAQPGEDRPRHYGLGLALVSEVVTRHGGTVAASNAAEGGAVVTVRLPRAH, encoded by the coding sequence GTGCGCGCGAGCGCGGACGACCAGGAGCTGCGCTCGGCATCGCGTCGGCTGGCCCTGCAGTTCGCCCTCATCATCCTCGGGCTGTTCGTCGCGCTCGGGATCGTCGTCTACACCGTCGTCTCGGCGGGCCAGGTCGAGGCCGCGAAGCGCACGCTCGCGGACGCCTCCATGGTGGACTCGACGCACGACGCGCCGCGCAACCTGCTGGTGACGGTCGTCATGCCTCAGGGACGGGACAGCTCCCCGAACATGCCCGAGGGACTTCCCGACGAGTCCGCCCTGCAGTCGGTGATGTCCAACGGGGGCTCCGTGTCGGAGACCGTGGAGGCCGGCGGCCAGCGCTACCTGGTCGAGACCGACGTGCGCAATGGCAAGGTCGTCCAGATCGCGTACGGGCTCGGCGAGCAGCAGGAGGAGCTGAACCGCCTCGTCGTCGCCCTCGTGTTCTCCGGTCTGATCGCGTCCATCGCCGCGGCCGGCATCGGGCTGCTGTTGGCGCGGAGGTCGATCCGCCCGCTCGCGGACGCGCTCGGCCTGCAACGGCGGTTCGTCGCCGATGCTGGCCACGAGCTCCGCACCCCGCTCACGCTGCTGAGCACGCGCGCCCAGCTGCTGCGGCGCCAGGTCTCCGGAGGGACGGCCTCCAGAGAAGAGGTCCGGTCGGGACTGGATGAGATCGTCGACGACAGCCGGGCCCTCACCGAGATCGTGCAGGACCTATTGACCGCGGCCGACCCGCGCCAGATTGCCGAAAGCGAGGGGGTGGACCTGGGCGAGCTCGCCCAGGCCGTCGCGCGTTCGGCGGAGGCGCGGGCTCAGGAGCGCGGCATCCGTATCGACGTCGAGGCGGTACCGGACTCGGTCGTCACCGGCGCGCCCGTGTCTCTCCGACGGATGGTGGTTGCGCTGGTCGACAACGCCCTCGATCACGCCGCGTCCTACGTGCTGCTCACCGTGACCGTCGTGCGGGATCGCGTCGAGCTGGTCGTGCGGGACGACGGGCCGGGCTTCTCGGCCGGCGTGGAGTCCCGTGCGTTCGAGCGTTTCGCCACCGCCCGGGATGCGCAGCCGGGAGAGGACCGCCCGCGCCACTACGGCCTCGGTCTGGCGCTCGTGTCGGAGGTGGTGACCCGGCACGGCGGAACCGTCGCCGCCTCCAACGCAGCGGAGGGCGGCGCGGTGGTGACCGTCCGGCTACCGCGGGCGCACTGA
- a CDS encoding oxidoreductase, whose translation MDHTLSATAPAPQVRARPRGRTGRRSGGALAVRAALVLGVVVVLGMWWFTVPAGYAATPANALTSFGELAGMVGGFLVCAQVLLIARVPWFENAIGLDKLVSWHRSLGASVLFLIVAHVLFLVIGGELADRNPPWTEFVSILNSYPDMVSALVGTIAFLVVGLSSARLIRTKLSYEVWYWLHVTTYVSIFLTFLHQLSGGAHFVSQPVNRVLWLALYLGTAAAVLTWRFILPGMDAWRGRMRVAAVVPESEGVNSVWLTGPRVAQLGVRAGNFLLFRFFSRGHLGTAHPYSVSAVPANGYLRITVGALGDHSSRLPHLRPGSLVFAEGPFGRFTADRASRPRILLVAGGAGIGPIRALAEELVRRGAQPVVLYRARSARHLALLGELQAMPGVTVIPLVGRRSELGYDPLAAEPLHRLIPDVHDWEAFICGPAGMADRVQASLRALRMPKRFIHREELSMS comes from the coding sequence ATGGATCACACGTTGAGCGCCACCGCACCGGCTCCGCAGGTGCGCGCCCGGCCCCGCGGCCGGACCGGTCGCCGCAGCGGCGGGGCGTTGGCCGTGCGCGCGGCGCTCGTCCTCGGCGTCGTGGTCGTGCTCGGGATGTGGTGGTTCACCGTCCCGGCGGGATACGCCGCGACGCCGGCGAACGCGCTGACGTCATTCGGTGAGCTGGCCGGAATGGTCGGCGGGTTCCTGGTGTGCGCGCAGGTGCTGTTGATCGCCCGGGTGCCCTGGTTCGAGAACGCGATCGGCCTGGACAAGCTGGTGTCCTGGCACCGCTCGCTCGGCGCGTCCGTGCTCTTCCTCATCGTGGCGCATGTGCTCTTCCTGGTGATCGGCGGCGAGCTCGCCGACCGGAACCCTCCGTGGACGGAGTTCGTCTCCATCCTGAATTCCTACCCGGACATGGTCAGCGCGCTGGTCGGCACCATCGCCTTCCTCGTGGTCGGACTGAGCAGCGCGCGGCTGATCCGCACGAAGCTGTCGTACGAGGTCTGGTACTGGCTGCACGTGACGACCTACGTCTCGATCTTCCTCACGTTCCTCCATCAGCTGAGCGGCGGTGCGCACTTCGTCTCGCAGCCGGTGAACCGCGTCCTGTGGCTCGCCCTCTACCTCGGAACGGCTGCGGCGGTGCTGACCTGGCGGTTCATCCTCCCCGGCATGGACGCCTGGCGCGGCCGGATGCGCGTCGCGGCCGTGGTGCCCGAGAGCGAAGGCGTGAACAGCGTCTGGCTGACCGGGCCGCGCGTGGCCCAGCTCGGCGTCCGCGCGGGCAACTTCCTCCTGTTCCGCTTCTTCAGCCGCGGACACCTCGGCACGGCGCACCCGTACTCCGTCTCCGCGGTGCCGGCGAACGGCTACCTGCGGATCACCGTGGGCGCCCTCGGCGACCACTCCAGCCGCCTGCCGCACCTGCGACCGGGTTCGCTCGTCTTCGCGGAGGGTCCGTTCGGGCGCTTCACCGCCGACCGTGCGAGCCGGCCGCGCATCCTGCTCGTCGCCGGCGGCGCGGGGATCGGGCCGATCCGCGCCCTGGCCGAGGAGCTCGTCCGCCGCGGCGCCCAGCCCGTCGTGCTGTACCGCGCTCGGTCGGCGCGGCACCTGGCGCTGCTCGGCGAGCTGCAGGCCATGCCCGGGGTGACCGTCATCCCGCTGGTCGGCCGCCGTTCCGAGCTGGGCTACGACCCGCTCGCCGCTGAGCCCCTCCACCGCCTGATCCCGGACGTCCACGACTGGGAGGCGTTCATCTGCGGGCCTGCGGGGATGGCGGACCGGGTTCAGGCGTCGCTCCGCGCCCTGCGGATGCCGAAGCGCTTCATCCACCGAGAAGAACTGAGCATGTCATGA